A genomic stretch from Malus domestica chromosome 15, GDT2T_hap1 includes:
- the LOC103401879 gene encoding uncharacterized protein translates to MERSEPTLVPEWLRSTGSVTGGGSSAHHFASSSSHSDVSSLANHLRNRTSKSITDFDTPRSAFLDRSSSSNSRRSSGNGSAKHAYSSFNRSHRDKDREKEKERSNFGDHWDRDSSDPLGNIFTSRVEKDTLRRSQSMVSRKQTEPLPRRAAIDSKSSGNSNHHNGNGLLSGVGVGIQKVVFDKDFPSLGTEERPAAPDIGRVPSPGFITAVQSLPVGSSALIGGEGWTSALAEVPSTIIGSSSSGSFPVQPTVAATSCSGASTAMSGLNMAEALSQAPAKARTVPQLSIKTQRLEELAIKQSRQLIPVTPSLPKPSVLSSSDKSKPKAAARPGETNAPVKVGQQQPSQLHNQSLRGGSVKSDAPKTSKFLVLKPVWENGVSSSPKDVTSPTSNASRAANSPLAVAPPVASAPLRSPNHQKLSSVERKVAALDLKSGSTLEKRPSLSQVQSRNDFFKRLKNKTLMNSTITLPDSAPIISSPTMEKSGEITRELFSDPASPHTIENGALVTGNDDSSEDVQKFSDTGPSAAVYPDEEEARFLRSLGWEENSGDDGGLTEEEINAFYDQYMKSRPSLKCRGMQPKLAVVSESPATDLGGARSELRSTDSVSEA, encoded by the exons ATGGAAAGAAGTGAACCCACCTTAGTTCCAGAATGGTTGAGAAGTACAGGAAGTGTTACTGGGGGTGGCAGTTCAGCCCACCACTTTGCATCATCATCTTCTCACTCAG ATGTTTCTTCTTTGGCTAATCACTTGAGAAATAGAACCTCAAAGAGCATAACTGATTTTGATACACCACGCTCTGCTTTCCTGGACCGTTCTTCCTCCTCCAATTCCCGGAGAAGTTCTGGTAATGGTTCTGCAAAGCATGCTTACAGTAGTTTTAACAGAAGCCACCGTGATAAGGACcgtgagaaggaaaaagagagaTCAAATTTTGGAGACCATTGGGACCGTGACTCTTCTGACCCTCTAGGAAACATTTTTACCAGTAGGGTTGAGAAGGATACATTGCGACGCTCTCAGTCTATGGTGTCCAGAAAGCAGACTGAGCCTTTGCCCCGAAGAGCTGCTATTGACTCAAAAAGTTCTGGTAATAGCAATCATCACAATGGCAATGGTTTGCTTTCTGGTGTTGGAGTTGGTATTCAAAAGGTTGTGTTTGATAAGGATTTTCCCTCACTTGGAACTGAAGAAAGGCCAGCTGCACCTGATATTGGAAGAGTTCCATCTCCTGGATTTATCACAGCTGTTCAAAGCTTGCCTGTTGGTAGTTCAGCTTTAATTGGTGGGGAGGGATGGACCTCAGCTCTGGCTGAGGTCCCTTCTACTATCATTGGGAGCAGTAGCTCAGGATCCTTTCCTGTTCAACCAACTGTTGCTGCTACTTCATGTTCTGGGGCTTCAACTGCAATGTCTGGTCTTAACATGGCTGAAGCATTGTCACAAGCTCCAGCAAAAGCTCGCACTGTTCCTCAG TTGTCTATCAAGACACAGAGGCTTGAGGAATTGGCAATCAAGCAATCAAGGCAATTAATTCCAGTGACACCTTCATTGCCCAAACCTTCT GTTCTCAGTTCTTCTGACAAATCAAAGCCCAAAGCAGCAGCTAGACCGGGCGAAACAAATGCGCCAGTTAAGGTTGGACAGCAGCAGCCCTCTCAATTGCACAATCAATCTCTTCGTGGTGGCTCTGTCAAGTCCGATGCTCCAAAGACTTCGAAGTTCCTTGTTCTCAAACCAGTATGGGAAAATGGAGTCTCCTCTTCACCAAAGGATGTCACTAGCCCAACAAGTAATGCTAGCAGAGCAGCAAATAGCCCACTTGCTGTTGCTCCCCCAGTTGCATCCGCTCCCTTAAGAAGCCCCAACCACCAGAAGCTTTCATCTGTGGAGCGCAAGGTAGCAGCCTTGGATCTGAAATCTGGATCCACGTTGGAAAAGAGACCTTCTTTGTCTCAAGTCCAGAGCCGGAATGATTTCTTCAAACGCTTGAAGAACAAAACCTTGATGAACAGTACAATTACTCTCCCAGATTCAGCCCCTATCATTTCATCTCCCACTATGGAAAAATCTGGTGAAATAACTAGGGAATTATTCAGTGATCCTGCGAGCCCTCACACCATTGAAAATGGTGCTCTGGTGACTGGCAATGATGATAGCTCTGAAGATGTTCAGAAGTTTTCCGATACTGGCCCCAGTGCGGCAGTTTATCCGGATGAGGAAGAGGCTCGTTTCCTTCGATCTCTTGGTTGGGAGGAAAACTCTGGGGATGATGGTGGCCTTACGGAAGAAGAGATAAATGCATTTTATGACCAG TACATGAAATCACGACCATCTCTGAAATGCCGAGGCATGCAGCCAAAGCTTGCTGTGGTGTCTGAATCTCCTGCGACTGATTTGGGCGGGGCTCGGTCTGAATTGAGGTCAACTGACTCTGTGTCTGAAGCTTGA